One window from the genome of Pseudomonadota bacterium encodes:
- a CDS encoding NADP-dependent isocitrate dehydrogenase — MTTKTPITVAHGDGIGPEIMAAVLHILDAAGAQLEIETIDIGEKVYKSGTPSGIADSAWESLERTKCFLKAPITTPQGGGFKSLNVTVRKTLGMFANIRPCVSYAPYVRTLQPKMDMVIVRENEEDIYAGIEHRQTTNTVQALKLISRAGSEKIIRYAFEYARLAGRKKVSCISKDNIMKMADGLFHKVFDEIRAEYPEIESDHWIVDIGAARIASRPEQFDVIVTENLYGDILSDIAAEVAGSVGLCGSANIGRRGAMFEAIHGSAPDIAGKGIANPSGLLHGALLMLQHIGQTDVAENIHNAWLRTLEDGVHTGEIASAEHTVETVGTDGFAKAVVARLGRKPEKLPVASYGEGRMDMGLFVTKLPPRQKKELVGVDVFLDWSESATPSALAKKLNAVQTGGPDLSSIAVGGLKVWPYALEDHRIADHWCCRYMSADGEELTGGQIAELLAALYKAGFDVVKTDNLYHFDGQRGFSLAQGD, encoded by the coding sequence ATGACAACAAAAACCCCCATCACAGTCGCGCATGGCGACGGCATCGGCCCGGAAATTATGGCGGCGGTTCTGCATATTCTGGATGCGGCAGGGGCGCAGCTTGAGATTGAAACCATCGATATCGGCGAGAAAGTCTATAAAAGCGGCACGCCCTCGGGCATTGCCGACAGCGCATGGGAATCGCTGGAACGTACAAAATGCTTTCTGAAAGCACCAATCACGACACCGCAGGGCGGCGGTTTTAAAAGCCTGAATGTGACAGTGCGCAAAACGCTGGGCATGTTTGCCAATATCCGCCCTTGCGTCTCCTATGCGCCTTATGTACGCACATTACAGCCGAAAATGGATATGGTGATCGTGCGCGAGAATGAGGAAGATATCTATGCGGGGATTGAACACCGTCAGACGACCAATACGGTGCAGGCTTTGAAGCTGATTTCCCGCGCCGGGTCGGAAAAGATTATCCGCTATGCCTTTGAATATGCGCGGCTGGCGGGGCGCAAAAAGGTCTCCTGCATTTCCAAAGACAATATCATGAAAATGGCTGACGGGCTGTTTCACAAGGTTTTTGACGAAATTCGCGCCGAATATCCCGAGATTGAAAGCGATCACTGGATTGTCGATATCGGCGCGGCGCGCATTGCCTCCCGCCCCGAACAGTTTGATGTGATCGTCACCGAGAATCTTTACGGTGATATCTTATCCGATATTGCGGCGGAGGTTGCAGGCTCGGTCGGGCTGTGCGGTTCGGCGAATATCGGGCGGCGCGGTGCAATGTTCGAGGCCATCCACGGCAGTGCCCCCGATATTGCGGGCAAAGGCATTGCCAATCCGTCAGGGCTGCTGCATGGCGCATTATTAATGCTGCAACATATCGGTCAGACGGATGTGGCGGAAAATATCCACAATGCCTGGCTGCGCACATTGGAAGACGGCGTACATACGGGCGAGATTGCCAGTGCGGAACATACGGTCGAGACGGTGGGTACAGACGGTTTTGCCAAGGCGGTTGTGGCACGGCTGGGGCGGAAACCGGAAAAACTGCCTGTGGCCTCTTATGGCGAGGGGCGTATGGATATGGGGTTGTTTGTCACAAAACTGCCGCCCCGTCAAAAGAAAGAGCTGGTCGGCGTGGATGTGTTTCTTGACTGGTCGGAGAGTGCGACACCCTCGGCACTGGCAAAGAAACTGAACGCCGTTCAGACAGGCGGGCCGGATTTATCCTCGATTGCCGTCGGCGGCTTGAAAGTCTGGCCCTATGCGCTGGAAGATCACCGCATCGCCGATCACTGGTGCTGCCGCTATATGTCGGCAGACGGGGAGGAACTGACCGGCGGCCAAATCGCGGAATTGCTGGCGGCACTGTATAAGGCCGGTTTCGATGTCGTAAAAACCGATAACCTCTATCATTTTGACGGTCAGCGCGGCTTCAGCCTCGCACAGGGGGATTGA
- the deoA gene encoding thymidine phosphorylase — MLPQEIIRKKRDGEKLSESEIKAFIKGVTDDSVTEGQVAAFCMAVLFNKMEMDERVALTTAMAGSGEVLDWSGEDLGGPILDKHSTGGIGDKVSLILAPVIAACGGFVPMISGRGLGHTGGTLDKMDSIPGYQSMPDNALFRKAVREAGCAIIGATGDLAPADKRIYSIRDVTATVESLDLITASILSKKMAAGLDGLVMDVKFGTGAFMRDYDDAKALADSIVQVANGGGLPTVALLTDMNQTLGRTAGNAVEVLESVEFLRGENRNPRLYEVNAALCAELLVLGKLAQDTDIARGMVDAVLENGQAAEHFAKMVTVLGGPADFMDKPEKYLKAAPVIREFFPEETGTLSAVDARKIGLAIVGIGGGRTRPQDGIDHSVGLTEIAQIGDIVGKNNKPLAIIHAQSEENWQKTAAALADAVTVATAGDAADAVIVREKIAA, encoded by the coding sequence ATGCTGCCACAGGAAATCATCCGCAAAAAACGCGACGGCGAAAAACTGAGTGAAAGCGAGATCAAAGCCTTCATCAAAGGCGTGACGGATGACAGCGTCACCGAAGGACAAGTCGCCGCCTTCTGCATGGCCGTATTGTTCAACAAGATGGAGATGGATGAACGCGTCGCCCTGACGACCGCCATGGCAGGGTCGGGAGAGGTACTGGACTGGTCGGGAGAAGACCTCGGCGGGCCTATTCTGGATAAACATTCCACCGGCGGCATCGGCGATAAGGTCAGCCTGATCCTTGCCCCCGTCATCGCCGCCTGCGGCGGTTTCGTGCCGATGATTTCAGGCCGCGGGCTGGGACATACGGGCGGCACATTGGACAAGATGGATTCCATCCCCGGCTATCAATCCATGCCCGATAATGCGCTGTTCCGCAAAGCTGTGCGCGAGGCAGGCTGCGCCATTATCGGCGCAACGGGCGACCTTGCCCCTGCCGATAAACGCATTTACAGCATCCGTGATGTCACCGCGACCGTGGAATCGCTTGATCTGATTACTGCCTCCATCCTGTCCAAGAAAATGGCGGCGGGGCTGGACGGTCTTGTCATGGATGTCAAATTCGGCACAGGTGCCTTTATGCGCGATTATGATGATGCCAAGGCACTGGCAGACAGCATCGTACAGGTTGCCAATGGCGGCGGCTTGCCGACGGTGGCGCTGCTGACCGATATGAACCAGACATTGGGCCGGACGGCAGGCAATGCCGTTGAAGTGCTGGAATCCGTAGAGTTCCTGCGCGGTGAAAACCGCAATCCGCGCCTTTACGAGGTCAATGCCGCGCTTTGTGCCGAATTGCTGGTGCTTGGCAAGCTGGCGCAGGATACGGATATCGCCCGCGGCATGGTCGATGCCGTGCTGGAAAACGGTCAGGCCGCCGAACATTTCGCCAAAATGGTGACGGTACTGGGCGGCCCCGCCGATTTCATGGATAAACCGGAAAAATATCTGAAAGCTGCGCCTGTCATCCGCGAATTCTTCCCTGAAGAAACAGGCACGCTCTCCGCAGTTGATGCCCGCAAAATCGGCCTTGCCATTGTCGGTATCGGCGGCGGCCGCACCCGCCCGCAGGACGGTATCGATCACAGCGTCGGACTGACGGAGATCGCGCAAATCGGCGATATTGTCGGTAAAAACAACAAACCGCTGGCCATCATCCACGCACAATCCGAAGAAAACTGGCAAAAAACCGCCGCTGCGCTGGCGGATGCCGTCACAGTCGCAACCGCCGGTGATGCGGCAGATGCCGTCATCGTGCGTGAAAAAATCGCCGCTTAA
- a CDS encoding cytidine deaminase, whose product MTEISADILEKMKNAAMGAQKNAYCPYSDHPVGTAVLDEQGRIFGGCNVETAHFKGVCAEASAISAMVTAGGKKLQAVFITAPDENLCGPCGDCRQRLYEFATADMPIYAATKSGNVKKILTLEELLPYAFGPENIPPRG is encoded by the coding sequence ATGACGGAAATTTCCGCTGATATTCTTGAAAAGATGAAAAACGCGGCGATGGGCGCACAGAAAAACGCCTATTGCCCTTATTCCGACCACCCTGTCGGCACGGCCGTATTGGATGAACAGGGGCGTATTTTCGGCGGCTGTAATGTCGAAACCGCGCATTTTAAAGGTGTTTGCGCCGAAGCCTCGGCGATTTCCGCCATGGTCACGGCAGGCGGAAAAAAGCTGCAAGCCGTTTTCATCACCGCGCCGGATGAAAATCTCTGCGGCCCCTGCGGGGACTGCCGCCAGCGCCTGTACGAATTCGCCACAGCCGATATGCCGATCTATGCCGCAACAAAATCCGGCAATGTGAAGAAAATCCTGACGCTGGAAGAATTACTGCCCTATGCTTTCGGGCCGGAAAACATCCCGCCGCGCGGATAA
- a CDS encoding DUF465 domain-containing protein produces MSMENHLHALEQQRDTLKKRLHEEMTHPAADERALRELKREKLVLKDRIEELRRSQSA; encoded by the coding sequence ATGAGCATGGAAAATCATCTCCACGCGCTGGAACAGCAACGCGATACTCTCAAAAAAAGACTTCACGAAGAAATGACGCATCCTGCGGCGGATGAACGCGCCTTGCGGGAGCTGAAACGTGAGAAACTTGTCTTAAAAGACCGTATTGAAGAATTAAGGCGAAGTCAGTCGGCGTGA
- a CDS encoding VWA domain-containing protein, translated as MGNVDYGDLLGSKKKQDKDTSMIRPSATVQGTVGEETPEEYRKAVEATNIKRAEIAKQVGSSALPTPIGQIQGQLSISGSGGKTRELAKKEQYRPRRQAMTLAESVGQERLDRGKGASIADGRMEADRMAVENRAMPATSPAVNMPVESKIMAEEQERVAPGIIAPQPPIVVPTPEPVITMPVPDDQVVVHYQDEGRDRFEEFPENPAKAVAAEPVSTFSADVDTTAYSFVRRALNNGVLPPKDAVRIEEMINYFPYDYALPESREEPFLPNIAVYDSPWKAGNKIMHIGVKGYDTVSESRPRANLVFLLDTSGSMNAPDRLPLLINAMKLLVDKLDPNDTVGIVTYAGRAGTALEPTKVSEKHKIINALEQLRSSGSTAGAAGIQKAYAMAEASFDKNAVNRIILGTDGDFNVGISNPRELQDFVERKRDSGVFLSILGFGQGNFNDRLMQVLAQKGNGHAAYIDTLSEARKVLVEEASSTLFPIAKDVKIQVEFNPNLVSEYRLIGYETRALAREDFNNDAVDAGEIGAGHTVTALYEITPTSVPQNRIIDDLRYGEAGGAAEKAAADTETPQSTEEYAYVKIRYKLPAENTSRLLTRPVTLQDGKAMEALPDDMRFAAAVAGFAQKLRGGRYINNMDYDAIIDLAKSGRGEDEFGYRAEFINLVRLAKSASAMRPQ; from the coding sequence ATGGGGAATGTGGATTACGGCGACCTTCTGGGTTCCAAGAAGAAACAGGATAAAGATACTTCCATGATACGCCCATCCGCAACGGTGCAGGGAACGGTCGGGGAAGAAACGCCTGAAGAATACAGAAAAGCTGTTGAAGCAACGAATATTAAGCGTGCTGAAATTGCAAAACAGGTTGGCAGTAGTGCTTTGCCGACACCGATTGGGCAGATACAAGGACAGCTGAGTATTAGCGGTAGTGGTGGCAAAACCCGCGAATTGGCGAAAAAGGAACAATACCGCCCGCGCCGTCAGGCGATGACATTGGCAGAAAGCGTCGGGCAGGAACGGCTTGACCGCGGCAAAGGAGCGTCTATCGCGGATGGACGGATGGAAGCCGACCGTATGGCGGTCGAAAACCGCGCCATGCCCGCAACCTCGCCTGCCGTCAATATGCCGGTGGAAAGCAAAATTATGGCAGAGGAGCAGGAGCGCGTTGCCCCCGGCATTATTGCGCCGCAGCCGCCGATTGTTGTGCCAACGCCCGAGCCTGTGATTACGATGCCTGTCCCCGATGATCAGGTGGTGGTGCATTATCAGGATGAGGGGCGCGACCGTTTTGAGGAATTTCCTGAAAATCCGGCGAAAGCGGTGGCGGCGGAGCCTGTCTCGACATTCTCCGCAGATGTTGATACCACGGCTTACAGCTTTGTGCGCCGCGCCTTGAATAACGGTGTGTTGCCGCCGAAAGATGCCGTACGTATCGAGGAAATGATCAATTATTTCCCCTATGATTACGCCTTACCGGAAAGCAGGGAAGAACCCTTCCTGCCGAATATCGCGGTCTATGACAGCCCGTGGAAAGCCGGAAACAAGATCATGCATATCGGCGTGAAAGGCTATGACACGGTCAGCGAGAGCCGTCCGCGCGCCAATCTGGTGTTCCTGCTGGATACATCCGGGTCGATGAATGCGCCCGACCGTCTGCCGCTGCTGATCAATGCAATGAAACTGCTGGTGGACAAGCTTGACCCCAATGACACGGTCGGTATCGTCACCTATGCCGGACGGGCGGGAACGGCGCTGGAGCCGACCAAAGTCTCTGAAAAGCATAAAATCATCAATGCGCTGGAACAGTTGCGTTCCTCTGGCTCGACGGCCGGTGCGGCGGGGATCCAGAAAGCCTATGCGATGGCGGAGGCAAGTTTTGACAAAAACGCCGTTAACCGCATTATTCTGGGTACGGATGGTGATTTCAATGTCGGTATCAGCAATCCGCGCGAATTGCAGGATTTTGTCGAAAGAAAACGCGACAGCGGTGTGTTCCTGTCTATTCTCGGTTTCGGGCAGGGGAATTTCAATGACCGCCTGATGCAGGTGCTGGCACAAAAAGGCAACGGCCATGCCGCTTATATCGATACGCTGTCCGAGGCACGGAAAGTGCTGGTGGAAGAGGCGTCCTCAACGCTGTTCCCGATTGCCAAAGATGTGAAAATCCAGGTGGAATTCAACCCGAATCTTGTCTCCGAATATCGTTTAATCGGCTATGAAACCCGCGCTTTGGCACGCGAGGACTTCAATAATGATGCGGTAGATGCCGGTGAAATTGGCGCGGGTCATACGGTGACGGCACTTTATGAAATTACGCCGACCTCCGTGCCGCAAAACCGCATTATTGATGATTTGCGTTACGGTGAAGCAGGCGGCGCAGCGGAAAAAGCGGCAGCGGATACGGAAACACCGCAAAGTACGGAAGAGTACGCGTACGTCAAAATCCGCTATAAACTGCCCGCAGAAAACACCAGCCGTTTGCTGACGCGTCCGGTGACATTGCAAGACGGTAAAGCGATGGAAGCCCTGCCGGATGATATGCGCTTTGCCGCAGCGGTGGCGGGATTTGCGCAGAAATTGCGTGGCGGACGTTACATTAATAACATGGATTACGACGCGATTATCGATCTGGCGAAATCAGGGCGCGGTGAAGATGAATTCGGCTATCGCGCGGAATTTATCAATCTGGTGCGGCTGGCAAAATCAGCCTCCGCGATGCGCCCGCAATAA